The following are encoded in a window of Bradyrhizobium sp. WBOS07 genomic DNA:
- a CDS encoding AMP nucleosidase, producing MQSPPSIATESFSDAGLAVARLEEIYERNTKFLRERFEAYVGGEAVTTRVRAYYPFVRLTTATHARLDSRLAYGFVAGPGVHETSVTRPDLFRSYLVEQIGLLIQNHGVPVEIGESAEPIPIHFAYRRDINIEAAITTSENSAATRSLRDAFDVPDLAAIDDSIADGTFELRPGAAEPLSLFRAARVDYSLRRLYHYTGTDPEYFQNFVIFTNYQFYVDAFAQACQQRLQSGEAGLDAFVAPGNIITQSGGAVSGIAPARMPQMPAFHLVVSGYRGITLINIGTGPSNARNVTDHVAVLRPHAWLMLGHCAGLRNTQRLGDYVLAHGYVREDHVLDRELPPWVPIPALAEMQVALEEAVEDVTGLEGFELKRLMRTGTVASVDNRNWEISGPEVIRRLSQSRAVALDMESAAIAANGYRFRVPYGTLLCVSDKPLHGEIKLAGMASEFYRRRVGQHLEIGLKALERLKQQESERLHSRKLRSFAEVAFQ from the coding sequence ATGCAATCTCCTCCCTCCATCGCCACTGAATCCTTCTCCGACGCGGGCCTCGCCGTCGCGCGCCTTGAGGAGATCTACGAGCGCAACACAAAATTCCTGCGCGAGCGGTTCGAGGCCTATGTCGGTGGCGAGGCCGTTACCACGCGGGTGCGGGCCTACTATCCCTTCGTGCGTCTCACCACTGCGACGCATGCCAGGCTGGATTCGCGCCTTGCCTACGGCTTCGTCGCCGGGCCCGGCGTGCATGAAACCAGCGTGACGCGGCCGGATCTGTTCCGCAGCTATCTCGTCGAGCAGATCGGATTGCTGATCCAGAATCACGGCGTGCCCGTCGAGATCGGCGAATCGGCCGAGCCGATCCCGATCCATTTCGCTTATCGCCGCGACATCAATATCGAGGCGGCCATCACCACCAGCGAGAATTCGGCCGCGACGCGATCGCTGCGCGATGCGTTCGACGTGCCGGATCTCGCCGCCATCGACGATTCCATCGCCGACGGCACCTTTGAGCTCCGGCCCGGCGCGGCCGAGCCGCTGTCGCTGTTCCGCGCCGCCCGCGTCGATTACTCGCTGCGCCGGCTCTATCATTACACCGGCACCGATCCCGAATATTTCCAGAACTTCGTGATCTTCACCAATTACCAGTTCTATGTCGACGCCTTCGCGCAAGCGTGTCAGCAGCGGCTTCAGTCGGGCGAGGCCGGCCTCGATGCCTTTGTCGCGCCGGGCAACATCATCACGCAGAGCGGCGGCGCGGTGAGCGGCATCGCGCCCGCGCGCATGCCGCAGATGCCGGCCTTCCATCTGGTCGTATCGGGCTATCGCGGCATCACCCTGATCAATATCGGCACCGGCCCGTCGAACGCGCGCAACGTCACCGACCACGTCGCCGTGCTGCGCCCGCACGCCTGGCTGATGCTCGGCCATTGCGCGGGCCTGCGCAACACGCAGCGGCTCGGCGACTACGTGCTCGCGCACGGCTATGTGCGCGAGGATCACGTGCTCGACCGCGAGCTGCCGCCGTGGGTGCCGATTCCGGCGCTGGCCGAGATGCAGGTCGCGCTCGAAGAGGCGGTCGAGGACGTCACCGGCCTCGAAGGTTTCGAGCTCAAGCGCCTGATGCGGACGGGGACGGTGGCGAGCGTCGATAACCGCAATTGGGAGATCTCGGGGCCCGAGGTGATCCGCCGCCTGTCGCAATCGCGCGCCGTTGCGCTCGACATGGAATCGGCCGCGATCGCCGCCAACGGCTACCGCTTCCGCGTGCCTTACGGCACGTTGCTGTGCGTCTCCGACAAGCCGCTGCACGGCGAGATCAAGCTCGCCGGCATGGCCAGCGAATTCTACCGCCGCCGCGTCGGCCAACATCTCGAGATCGGCCTGAAGGCGCTGGAACGGCTCAAGCAGCAGGAATCGGAGCGCCTGCATTCGCGAAAGCTTCGCAGCTTTGCCGAGGTGGCGTTCCAGTAG
- a CDS encoding DUF1488 domain-containing protein has product MPLTRDRIIGHDHERLAFRFTMLNDGEVVQCQISDAAMDELAGMQGTESSARQAQFLSLRETIERIASDVYDEAPRVQGYVVRIFMRHLGR; this is encoded by the coding sequence ATGCCACTGACGCGCGACAGGATCATCGGCCACGACCATGAACGGCTGGCCTTTCGCTTCACCATGCTGAACGACGGCGAGGTCGTGCAGTGCCAGATCAGCGACGCCGCGATGGACGAGCTCGCGGGCATGCAAGGCACCGAAAGCAGCGCGCGTCAGGCGCAATTCCTGTCGCTGCGCGAGACCATCGAGCGGATCGCGTCGGATGTCTACGATGAAGCGCCACGGGTGCAGGGATATGTGGTGCGGATCTTCATGCGGCATTTGGGACGGTAG
- a CDS encoding CinA family protein — MKELVGIAEQIAAKLIARKQTIAVAESSTGGLIAASLLAVPGASAYFLGGAVVYTRDARRVLMDISDEGMRGFRSSSEPYAQLLAGQMRTRFGSDWGLSETGAAGPTGNRYGDAAGHSCMAVAGPVSEVMTLETGSSDRLANMQVFAAAALRLLLRKLGE, encoded by the coding sequence ATGAAAGAGCTCGTCGGCATTGCGGAACAGATCGCCGCCAAACTGATCGCGCGCAAACAGACCATTGCCGTCGCCGAATCCTCCACCGGCGGCCTGATCGCCGCGAGCCTGCTCGCGGTACCCGGCGCGTCCGCCTATTTCCTCGGCGGCGCGGTGGTCTACACCCGAGACGCCAGGCGCGTGCTGATGGATATTTCGGACGAAGGAATGAGAGGCTTCCGCTCCTCGTCTGAGCCCTACGCACAGCTGCTGGCCGGACAGATGCGAACGCGCTTCGGCAGCGACTGGGGCCTGTCCGAGACCGGCGCAGCCGGCCCCACCGGCAACCGTTACGGCGACGCGGCGGGTCATAGCTGCATGGCGGTTGCAGGGCCTGTGTCGGAGGTGATGACGCTGGAGACGGGGAGCAGCGACCGGCTTGCGAACATGCAGGTGTTCGCTGCGGCCGCGCTGCGGTTGTTGCTGAGGAAGCTGGGGGAGTGA
- a CDS encoding amidohydrolase family protein: MASLIAGGVDCDVHPAVPHLTSLLPYLNDYWRDQVTTRGMVDLISQSYPERSPITARPDWRPETGKPGESLEDMQRHVLDPFQLKHAICNPLYGVQMVFSEDMQAAFCRALNDWLVTEWLDRDPRLRGSIVIPTQSVEKAVAEIERCAQDRRFVQVLMLVMGDTPLGKRALWPIYEAAERLELPVGIHAGSAYHNPPTAVGWGSYHIEDYVGQAQAFQTQLTSLIVEGVFAKYPRLKMVMLESGVSWISPYLWRLHKFWRGVRMETPWVDRAPLDIVRSNIRFSLQPFDAPPDEATLNRLFEHMQSDELVLFSTDYPHWQFDGQDALPEGLSPDLVRKIMIDNPHATYPRLK; encoded by the coding sequence ATGGCGTCCCTGATCGCCGGCGGGGTGGATTGCGATGTGCATCCGGCCGTGCCGCATCTGACCAGCCTGCTGCCCTACCTGAACGATTATTGGCGCGATCAGGTGACGACGCGCGGCATGGTCGACCTCATCTCGCAATCCTATCCCGAGAGGTCGCCGATCACGGCGCGACCGGACTGGCGTCCCGAGACAGGCAAGCCCGGCGAGAGCCTGGAGGACATGCAGCGCCACGTGCTCGATCCCTTCCAGCTCAAGCATGCCATCTGCAATCCGCTCTACGGCGTGCAGATGGTGTTCTCCGAGGACATGCAGGCGGCCTTCTGCCGTGCGTTGAACGACTGGCTCGTGACGGAGTGGCTCGATCGCGATCCGCGGCTGCGCGGCTCGATCGTGATTCCCACGCAGAGCGTCGAGAAAGCCGTGGCCGAGATCGAGCGCTGCGCACAGGACAGGCGCTTCGTGCAGGTGCTGATGCTGGTGATGGGCGACACGCCGCTCGGCAAGCGCGCGCTGTGGCCGATCTACGAGGCCGCGGAGCGGCTGGAACTTCCGGTCGGCATCCACGCCGGTTCCGCCTATCACAATCCGCCGACCGCGGTGGGATGGGGTTCCTATCACATCGAGGATTATGTCGGTCAGGCCCAGGCGTTCCAGACCCAGCTCACCAGCCTGATCGTCGAGGGCGTGTTCGCCAAATATCCGCGCCTGAAAATGGTGATGCTGGAGTCGGGCGTCTCCTGGATCTCGCCCTATCTCTGGCGGCTGCACAAGTTCTGGCGCGGGGTGCGGATGGAAACGCCGTGGGTCGATCGCGCGCCGCTGGACATTGTGCGCAGCAACATCCGCTTCTCGTTACAGCCATTTGATGCACCGCCGGATGAGGCGACATTAAATCGCCTGTTTGAGCATATGCAGTCCGACGAATTGGTCCTATTCTCCACGGACTATCCGCACTGGCAATTCGACGGCCAGGACGCGCTGCCCGAAGGTCTGTCCCCCGATCTCGTGCGCAAGATCATGATCGACAATCCGCATGCAACCTATCCCCGCCTGAAATGA
- a CDS encoding amidohydrolase family protein, which yields MNIQFRENQEAASPLTAKTAIADCDIHPARATRTELYPYLAKRWQHHLEVYGVHAYQGMMEGPPYPKAQPNASRRDAYPPEGGPQGSSLSFMQKQLLDPNNVQLGVLNPLNTGQGIRNHELSAALCSAINDWQIDKWTSKDKRLKASIVVGNEDGLAAAAEIRERAGDKNFVQVLLLSRNVEPLGQRRYWPIYQAAEEAGLPVGVHAFGFGGNPITPSGWPSYYIEEMVGHSQCQQSALASLVLEGVFERFPKLKMVMIEAGFGWAPSLAWRLDKAWQRLRSEVPHVKRPPSEYIREQVWWTTQPMEDPERREDLFDVINWIGWDRLLFATDYPHWDYDEPSRVLPAGVSEANREAFYLGNAKKLYGIS from the coding sequence ATGAATATCCAGTTCCGCGAGAACCAAGAAGCCGCGTCCCCCCTGACCGCCAAGACCGCGATCGCGGACTGCGACATCCATCCGGCCCGCGCCACCCGCACCGAGCTCTATCCCTATCTCGCCAAACGCTGGCAGCATCATCTCGAGGTCTACGGCGTCCACGCCTATCAGGGCATGATGGAAGGCCCGCCCTATCCAAAGGCGCAGCCCAACGCCTCGCGCCGCGATGCCTATCCGCCCGAGGGCGGGCCGCAGGGATCCTCGCTGTCCTTCATGCAGAAGCAGCTGCTCGATCCCAACAACGTGCAGCTGGGCGTGCTCAATCCGCTCAACACCGGGCAGGGCATCCGCAATCACGAGCTGTCGGCCGCCTTGTGCTCGGCGATCAACGACTGGCAGATCGACAAATGGACCAGCAAGGACAAGCGGCTGAAGGCCTCGATCGTCGTCGGCAACGAGGACGGCCTCGCGGCCGCCGCCGAGATCCGCGAGCGCGCCGGCGACAAGAATTTCGTGCAGGTGCTGCTGCTCAGCCGCAATGTCGAGCCACTCGGCCAGCGCCGCTATTGGCCGATCTACCAGGCCGCGGAAGAAGCGGGGCTCCCTGTCGGCGTTCACGCCTTCGGTTTCGGCGGCAACCCCATTACGCCGTCGGGCTGGCCGAGCTACTACATCGAGGAGATGGTCGGGCATTCGCAGTGCCAGCAATCGGCGCTGGCGAGCCTCGTGCTGGAAGGCGTGTTCGAACGTTTCCCGAAGCTGAAGATGGTGATGATCGAGGCCGGATTCGGCTGGGCGCCGTCGCTGGCGTGGCGGCTCGACAAGGCCTGGCAGCGCCTGCGCAGCGAGGTGCCGCACGTGAAGCGGCCACCCTCGGAATATATCCGCGAGCAGGTGTGGTGGACCACGCAGCCGATGGAAGACCCTGAAAGGCGCGAGGACCTGTTCGACGTCATCAACTGGATTGGCTGGGACCGGCTCTTGTTTGCGACCGACTATCCGCATTGGGACTATGACGAGCCCTCGCGCGTCTTGCCGGCGGGCGTCAGCGAGGCCAACCGCGAGGCATTCTATCTCGGCAATGCCAAGAAGCTGTACGGCATTTCCTGA
- a CDS encoding Rieske (2Fe-2S) protein, with translation MARHVIAPVNELPPGTRKFLEIDGRPIAIFNVKGEYFGLMNRCPHQGAALCEGPLIGLAQSSNPGEIEYTKLGEIIRCPWHGWEFDIRTGQSYCDPRRFRVKAYPAHVEPGASVVKGPYVAETIPVSVESDYVVVEL, from the coding sequence ATGGCGAGACACGTCATAGCGCCGGTCAACGAGCTTCCGCCGGGCACGCGAAAATTCCTCGAGATCGACGGACGGCCGATCGCGATCTTCAACGTCAAGGGCGAATATTTCGGCCTGATGAACCGCTGCCCGCATCAGGGCGCGGCGCTGTGCGAGGGTCCGCTGATCGGCCTCGCGCAGTCCAGCAATCCCGGCGAGATCGAGTACACCAAGCTCGGCGAGATCATCCGCTGCCCCTGGCACGGCTGGGAATTCGACATCCGCACCGGCCAATCCTACTGCGACCCCCGCCGCTTCCGCGTGAAGGCCTATCCGGCCCATGTCGAGCCCGGCGCGAGCGTGGTCAAGGGGCCGTATGTCGCCGAGACGATCCCGGTGAGCGTCGAGAGCGATTACGTGGTGGTGGAGCTGTAG
- a CDS encoding transcriptional regulator GcvA, whose protein sequence is MTARLPSLNGLRAFEAAARHLSFTLAASELNVTQTAISHQIRRLEGELGIRLFIRQNRALALTPEARDYLPGVRAAFNDLRLATDRLLRKDDDKVLTVSTLASLAAKWLLPRLSDFQEQHPGLDVRITTSTSLVDFQRDNVDAAIRYGRGQWPGLRADWLMADELFPVCSPSLLRGDKPLRRPEDLRNHALLHTSSTNSDDWRLWLTAAGLPADIARHPGITFDMIFMTIQAAIDGIGVAMGRTSYVQDDIAKGRLVVPFKIALPADAGFYLVAPEGRREAPKLTAFRQWLIAATQNKA, encoded by the coding sequence ATGACTGCCAGATTGCCGTCCCTGAACGGATTGCGGGCGTTCGAGGCTGCCGCGCGCCATCTCAGCTTCACGCTGGCAGCCAGCGAGCTGAACGTGACGCAGACCGCGATTAGCCATCAGATCCGCAGGCTCGAGGGGGAGCTCGGCATCCGCCTGTTCATCCGGCAGAACCGCGCGCTGGCCCTGACGCCGGAAGCGCGCGACTACCTGCCGGGCGTCCGCGCCGCCTTCAACGACCTGCGGCTTGCGACCGACCGGTTGCTGCGCAAGGACGACGACAAGGTGCTGACGGTCTCGACACTGGCTTCACTCGCCGCGAAATGGCTGCTGCCGCGGCTGAGCGATTTCCAGGAGCAGCATCCCGGTCTTGATGTGCGCATCACCACCTCGACCAGCCTCGTCGACTTCCAGCGCGACAATGTCGATGCCGCGATCCGCTACGGCCGCGGCCAGTGGCCGGGCTTGCGCGCCGATTGGCTGATGGCGGACGAGCTGTTTCCGGTGTGCAGTCCGTCACTGCTGCGCGGCGACAAGCCGCTGCGCCGGCCGGAGGATCTGCGCAACCACGCGCTGCTGCACACTTCGAGCACCAACAGCGACGACTGGCGGCTATGGCTGACCGCGGCGGGCCTGCCGGCCGACATCGCCAGGCATCCCGGCATCACCTTCGACATGATCTTCATGACCATCCAGGCCGCGATCGACGGCATCGGCGTGGCGATGGGGCGGACCTCCTATGTGCAAGACGATATCGCCAAGGGCCGGCTGGTGGTGCCCTTCAAGATCGCGCTGCCGGCCGATGCCGGTTTCTACCTGGTCGCCCCGGAGGGCCGCCGCGAGGCGCCGAAGCTGACCGCGTTCAGGCAGTGGCTGATTGCTGCCACGCAGAATAAAGCCTGA
- a CDS encoding DUF1127 domain-containing protein — protein sequence MSTLTHNSMTNHHAPGLIEQIGETLHVWHERYRTRRELTQWTARDLQDVGLSWSDIAFEAEKPFWRA from the coding sequence ATGTCTACTTTGACCCACAACTCGATGACAAATCATCATGCGCCTGGCTTGATCGAGCAGATCGGCGAGACGCTTCACGTGTGGCATGAGCGCTACCGGACCCGGCGCGAGCTCACGCAATGGACCGCACGCGATCTCCAGGACGTCGGACTGTCCTGGTCCGATATCGCCTTCGAGGCCGAGAAACCCTTCTGGCGGGCCTGA